The following proteins come from a genomic window of Dongia rigui:
- the gltB gene encoding glutamate synthase large subunit, with translation MSQEIELFQKNAAHLHANGMYDPADEGDACGVGLIAALDGKPRREVVLMGIEALKAVWHRGAVDADGKTGDGAGIHVQIPHAFFEDFIRRAGQTLQPGKFAVGQIFLPRNDLGKQESCRVIVEQEILNAGYTIYGWRQVPIDISIIGEKANATRPEIEQIMIANSRGVSEEDFETDLYVIRRRIERAAVASQVPELYICSLSCRSVIYKGMFLAEQLTSFYPDLLDERFVSNFAIYHQRYSTNTFPTWSLAQPFRVIAHNGEINTLKGNVNWMSAHETRLYSSVYGDRMNDLKPVIQAGGSDSAQLDNVFEILTTHERPLPMVKSLLIPDVWDGRVTMPQNIKDMFSYCNSVMEPWDGPAAICGFAGTWVVAGLDRNGLRPLRYAITEDGILVAGSETGMVRLDETRLKTKGRLGPGQMLALDLSEGRLYDNNSILDKLAATADFSAWVKNITVIDDLIKKTRGEPAIFEKDYLRRRQVAAGLTMEDMEVVLQPMVDEAKEAVVSMGDDTPLAVLSDRYRGLHQFFRQNFSQVTNPPIDSLREKRVMSLKTRLGNLGNVLDQDESQCRLLQLDSPVLTTAEFQAMRAYMGESVAEIDCTFDVTGNDNALREAIQLVRRQAEDAVRGGATHLILSDEHVSATRAAIPTILATGAVHVHLLRQQLRTFTSLNVRSGECLDVHHFAVLIGVGATTVNAYVAEAAIEDRRRRGLFGEMALEDCLDNYRSAVDQGLLKVMSKMGISVISSYRGGANFEALGLSRTLVAEYFPSMPSRISGIGMTGIQHRVVDLHKRAWNESVVALPVGGFYKFRKSGETHAWAPELIHTLQSAVATESYQAFKRYSEAVAKLPPVAIRDLLDFVPGTTPISTDEVESITEIRKRFVTPGMSLGALGPEAHGTLNIAMNRIGAKSDSGEGGEDPLRFRPQANGDNANSAIKQIASGRFGVTAEYLVNCREIEIKVAQGAKPGEGGQLPAFKVTIEIAKLRHATPGVSLISPPPHHDIYSIEDLAQLIYDLKQINPAAKVCVKLVARSGIGTIAAGVAKAKADVILVSGHVGGTGASPHTSIKYAGIPWEMGLAEVHQVLTLNRLRHRVKLRTDGGIKTGRDVVIAAILGAEEFGIGTASLVAMGCIMVRQCHSNTCPVGVCTQDHALREKFTGTPEKVVNLFSFIAEEVREVLAQLGVKTLNEVIGRTELIEQVSRGAADLDDLDLNPILSQADPGNEARYCTLEGRNEVPDTLDARMVTDAAALFQAGEKMQLQYNIRNTYRAIGTRLSSHITKRFGMAGLKPNHLTVRLRGSAGQSLGAFAVQGLKLEVFGDANDYVGKGLSGGTIVVRTLPSSPLESNRNTIIGNTVLYGATAGKLFAAGQAGERFAVRNSGADVVIEGCGSNGCEYMTGGTAVILGPVGDNFAAGMSGGMAFVYDEDGRFPLRINGDSVVSQRLESAYWESRLKSLIEEHATETQSKWAGSILNDWAEEKKKFWQIAPKEMLDKLEHPLTDQPAKPTAKKAK, from the coding sequence ATGTCGCAGGAAATCGAACTCTTCCAGAAGAACGCCGCGCATCTTCACGCCAACGGCATGTATGACCCGGCCGATGAAGGCGATGCCTGCGGCGTCGGCCTCATCGCAGCCCTCGACGGCAAGCCGCGGCGCGAAGTGGTCTTGATGGGTATCGAGGCGCTGAAAGCCGTGTGGCACCGCGGTGCCGTCGATGCCGACGGGAAGACCGGCGACGGTGCCGGCATTCATGTGCAGATCCCGCATGCCTTTTTCGAGGATTTCATCCGCCGCGCTGGGCAGACCTTGCAGCCGGGCAAGTTTGCGGTCGGGCAGATCTTCCTGCCGCGCAACGATCTGGGCAAACAAGAAAGCTGCCGCGTCATCGTCGAGCAGGAAATCCTCAATGCCGGCTACACCATCTATGGCTGGCGCCAGGTGCCAATCGACATCTCGATCATCGGCGAGAAGGCCAATGCGACGCGGCCTGAGATCGAGCAGATCATGATCGCCAATTCGCGCGGCGTATCGGAAGAAGATTTCGAGACCGATCTTTATGTCATTCGCCGCCGCATCGAGCGGGCGGCCGTCGCTTCCCAGGTGCCGGAGCTTTACATCTGCTCCCTCTCCTGCCGCTCGGTCATCTATAAGGGCATGTTCCTCGCCGAACAGTTGACATCGTTCTATCCCGATCTTCTCGACGAGCGCTTCGTCTCGAACTTTGCCATCTATCACCAGCGCTATTCGACCAACACCTTCCCGACCTGGTCGCTTGCCCAGCCCTTCCGCGTCATCGCCCACAATGGCGAGATCAACACGCTGAAAGGCAATGTCAACTGGATGAGCGCCCATGAGACGCGGCTCTATTCCAGCGTCTATGGCGACCGCATGAACGATCTGAAGCCCGTCATCCAGGCGGGCGGATCGGATTCGGCGCAGCTCGACAATGTGTTCGAAATCTTGACCACCCATGAGCGGCCGCTGCCCATGGTGAAAAGCCTGCTCATCCCCGATGTCTGGGACGGGCGCGTGACCATGCCGCAGAACATCAAGGACATGTTCAGCTACTGCAATTCGGTGATGGAGCCCTGGGACGGGCCGGCGGCCATCTGCGGCTTCGCCGGCACCTGGGTCGTGGCTGGCCTCGACCGAAACGGCCTGCGACCCTTGCGCTATGCGATCACCGAGGATGGCATCCTGGTGGCCGGTTCCGAGACCGGCATGGTGCGGCTTGATGAGACGCGCCTCAAGACCAAGGGCCGCCTGGGGCCAGGGCAGATGCTGGCCCTCGATCTTTCGGAAGGTCGTCTCTACGACAACAACTCGATCCTCGACAAACTGGCGGCGACCGCCGATTTCTCGGCCTGGGTCAAGAACATCACCGTCATCGATGACCTCATCAAGAAGACGCGCGGCGAGCCAGCGATCTTCGAGAAGGATTATCTGCGCCGCCGCCAGGTTGCAGCCGGCCTCACCATGGAAGACATGGAAGTCGTGCTGCAGCCGATGGTCGACGAGGCCAAGGAAGCCGTCGTCTCGATGGGCGACGACACGCCCTTGGCCGTCCTTTCCGATCGCTACCGGGGTCTCCATCAGTTCTTCCGCCAGAATTTCAGCCAGGTGACCAACCCGCCGATCGACTCACTTCGCGAGAAGCGGGTGATGAGCCTCAAAACGCGCCTCGGCAATCTTGGCAACGTGCTCGACCAGGACGAAAGCCAGTGCCGCCTGCTGCAGCTGGATTCACCGGTTCTCACCACTGCCGAGTTCCAGGCGATGCGCGCCTATATGGGCGAGAGTGTGGCCGAGATCGACTGCACCTTCGATGTCACCGGCAACGACAATGCGCTGCGGGAAGCGATCCAGCTGGTGCGCCGCCAGGCCGAGGATGCCGTGCGTGGCGGCGCGACGCATCTGATCCTCTCCGACGAGCATGTGAGCGCCACCCGCGCCGCCATTCCGACCATTCTGGCGACGGGTGCGGTGCATGTGCATCTGCTGCGCCAGCAGCTCCGCACCTTCACCAGCCTCAATGTGCGCTCGGGCGAATGCCTCGACGTGCATCATTTCGCGGTCCTCATCGGTGTCGGCGCCACCACGGTCAACGCCTATGTCGCCGAGGCGGCGATCGAGGACCGGCGGCGGCGCGGCCTTTTCGGCGAAATGGCGCTGGAAGATTGCCTCGATAATTACCGCAGCGCCGTCGACCAGGGCCTCTTGAAGGTCATGTCGAAGATGGGCATCTCGGTCATCTCCTCCTATCGCGGCGGCGCCAATTTCGAGGCGCTGGGTCTGTCGCGTACGCTCGTTGCCGAGTATTTCCCGTCGATGCCCAGCCGCATCTCCGGCATCGGCATGACCGGCATCCAGCACCGTGTCGTCGATCTTCATAAGCGCGCCTGGAACGAGAGCGTCGTGGCGTTGCCGGTCGGTGGCTTCTACAAGTTCCGCAAATCCGGCGAGACCCATGCCTGGGCGCCGGAACTCATTCACACGCTGCAATCGGCCGTCGCCACCGAATCCTATCAGGCCTTCAAGCGCTATTCGGAAGCTGTGGCCAAGCTGCCGCCCGTGGCCATCCGCGACCTTCTCGATTTCGTGCCGGGCACGACGCCGATTTCGACCGACGAGGTCGAAAGCATCACCGAAATCCGCAAGCGTTTTGTGACGCCCGGCATGAGCCTGGGTGCGTTGGGGCCGGAAGCCCATGGCACGCTCAACATCGCCATGAACCGCATCGGCGCCAAATCCGATTCCGGCGAGGGCGGCGAAGATCCCTTGCGCTTCCGCCCGCAGGCCAATGGCGACAACGCCAATTCGGCGATCAAGCAGATCGCGTCGGGCCGCTTCGGCGTGACGGCGGAATATCTGGTCAATTGCCGCGAGATCGAGATCAAGGTGGCGCAGGGCGCCAAGCCCGGCGAAGGCGGCCAGCTGCCGGCCTTCAAGGTGACGATCGAGATCGCGAAGCTGCGCCATGCAACACCCGGCGTCTCGCTGATCTCGCCGCCGCCGCACCATGACATCTATTCGATCGAGGATCTGGCGCAGCTCATTTATGATCTGAAGCAGATCAACCCCGCAGCCAAGGTCTGCGTGAAACTGGTGGCGCGTTCCGGCATCGGCACGATTGCGGCCGGTGTCGCCAAGGCCAAGGCCGACGTCATCCTGGTTTCCGGCCATGTCGGCGGCACCGGCGCCTCGCCCCATACCAGCATCAAATATGCCGGCATCCCGTGGGAGATGGGTTTGGCGGAAGTGCACCAGGTGCTGACGCTCAACCGTCTACGGCACCGCGTGAAGCTCAGAACCGATGGCGGCATCAAGACCGGCCGCGACGTCGTCATCGCCGCGATCCTGGGTGCCGAGGAATTCGGCATCGGCACCGCCTCGCTCGTCGCCATGGGCTGCATCATGGTGCGGCAATGCCATTCCAATACCTGCCCCGTGGGTGTCTGCACGCAGGACCATGCGCTGCGCGAGAAATTCACCGGCACGCCGGAGAAGGTCGTCAACCTCTTCAGCTTCATCGCCGAGGAAGTGCGCGAGGTTCTGGCGCAGCTCGGCGTCAAGACATTGAATGAGGTGATCGGCCGGACGGAACTGATCGAACAGGTGAGCCGCGGCGCTGCCGATCTCGACGACCTCGATCTCAATCCCATCCTCAGCCAGGCCGACCCCGGAAACGAGGCGCGCTATTGCACGCTGGAAGGCCGCAACGAGGTGCCGGATACGCTCGACGCCCGCATGGTGACGGATGCGGCGGCCTTGTTCCAGGCCGGCGAGAAGATGCAGCTCCAGTACAATATCCGCAACACGTACCGCGCCATCGGCACGCGTCTCTCATCGCATATCACCAAGCGTTTCGGCATGGCGGGGTTGAAGCCCAACCATCTGACCGTGCGCCTGCGTGGGTCAGCCGGCCAATCGCTGGGCGCCTTCGCGGTGCAGGGACTGAAGCTCGAGGTCTTTGGCGATGCCAATGATTATGTCGGCAAGGGCCTCTCCGGCGGCACCATCGTGGTGCGCACCCTGCCCTCCTCGCCGCTCGAGAGCAACCGCAACACCATCATCGGCAACACGGTTCTTTATGGTGCTACGGCCGGCAAGCTCTTTGCCGCTGGTCAAGCAGGCGAGCGTTTCGCCGTCCGGAATTCCGGCGCCGATGTCGTCATCGAGGGCTGCGGCTCCAATGGCTGCGAATACATGACAGGTGGTACAGCGGTGATCCTCGGCCCCGTCGGCGACAATTTTGCCGCCGGCATGTCCGGCGGCATGGCCTTCGTCTATGATGAGGATGGCCGTTTCCCCCTTCGCATCAATGGCGACAGTGTGGTGAGCCAGCGCCTGGAAAGTGCCTATTGGGAGAGCCGCCTGAAGTCGCTTATCGAAGAGCATGCGACCGAGACCCAGTCGAAATGGGCCGGCAGCATCCTCAACGACTGGGCAGAGGAGAAGAAGAAGTTCTGGCAGATTGCCCCCAAAGAGATGCTGGACAAGCTGGAACATCCGCTGACCGATCAGCCGGCCAAGCCCACGGCCAAGAAGGCGAAGTAA
- a CDS encoding NAD(P)-dependent oxidoreductase: protein MAEKLLKFVSVARAMPDKRKADERRTDFAEIYADFAARFAQTQASRCSQCGVPFCQVHCPLNNNIPDWLKLTAEGRLEEAYEISAATNTFPEICGRICPQDRLCEGNCVIEQSGHGTVTIGAIEKHVTDTAFEMGWVQPVKPSHELAQSVGIIGAGPAGLAAGEALRRKGYQVTIYDRYDRVGGLLIYGIPNFKLDKQVVARRERLLRESGIKFELGVEIGRDISLDDLRARHDAVLIATGVYKARDLAAPGSGAKGIVPALQYLTAANRDGLGDQVAEIASGELNAKGKNVVVIGGGDTAMDCVRTAIRQGAKSVKCLYRRDRANMPGSQREVQNAEEEGVEFIWQSAPAAFLDDEVGKVKAVRAERIHLGMADATGRQTPRVIDGSAFDMPADLVVKALGFEPEDLPQRLKAPALSVTKANTVRINWRNLTTTIPGVFAAGDIVRGASLVVWAIRDGRDAAAGIEAYLRENARKVAAE, encoded by the coding sequence ATGGCGGAAAAATTGCTGAAATTCGTGTCCGTCGCCCGCGCCATGCCGGATAAGCGCAAAGCCGACGAGCGCCGCACCGATTTTGCCGAGATCTATGCCGATTTCGCCGCCCGCTTTGCCCAAACCCAGGCCAGCCGCTGCTCGCAATGCGGCGTGCCCTTCTGCCAGGTGCATTGCCCGCTCAACAACAACATCCCGGACTGGCTGAAACTGACCGCCGAGGGGCGCCTGGAGGAGGCCTATGAGATCTCGGCCGCCACCAACACCTTCCCCGAGATCTGCGGCCGCATCTGCCCGCAGGACCGTTTGTGCGAGGGGAACTGCGTCATCGAGCAGTCCGGCCACGGCACGGTCACCATCGGCGCCATCGAAAAGCATGTGACCGACACCGCCTTCGAAATGGGCTGGGTGCAGCCGGTGAAGCCCAGCCACGAACTGGCGCAGAGCGTCGGCATCATCGGCGCCGGTCCCGCAGGCCTTGCCGCCGGCGAGGCTTTGCGCCGCAAGGGCTATCAGGTCACGATCTATGACCGCTATGACCGCGTCGGCGGCCTGCTCATCTACGGCATTCCCAATTTCAAGCTCGACAAGCAGGTGGTGGCGCGGCGCGAAAGGCTGCTGCGCGAAAGCGGCATCAAGTTCGAGCTGGGTGTCGAGATCGGCCGCGACATCAGCCTCGACGATCTGCGCGCCCGGCATGACGCGGTGCTGATCGCAACCGGCGTCTATAAGGCGCGTGATCTTGCTGCCCCCGGTTCCGGGGCGAAGGGCATCGTGCCGGCGTTGCAATACCTGACCGCCGCCAACCGCGACGGCCTCGGCGATCAGGTGGCCGAGATCGCCAGCGGCGAGCTCAATGCCAAGGGCAAGAATGTGGTCGTCATCGGCGGCGGCGATACGGCGATGGATTGCGTGCGCACAGCCATTCGCCAGGGCGCCAAATCGGTGAAGTGCCTTTACCGCCGCGACCGCGCCAACATGCCGGGCTCGCAGCGCGAGGTGCAGAACGCCGAGGAAGAGGGCGTCGAATTCATCTGGCAGTCGGCGCCGGCCGCGTTCCTCGACGACGAGGTCGGCAAGGTGAAGGCGGTGCGTGCCGAGCGCATTCATCTCGGTATGGCCGATGCCACCGGCCGGCAGACACCACGCGTCATCGACGGCTCGGCCTTCGACATGCCGGCCGATCTGGTGGTGAAAGCCTTGGGCTTCGAGCCGGAAGACCTGCCGCAGCGCCTCAAAGCCCCGGCCCTCTCGGTCACCAAGGCCAACACGGTGCGCATCAACTGGCGCAACCTCACCACCACCATCCCCGGCGTGTTCGCTGCCGGCGATATCGTGCGCGGTGCCTCACTGGTGGTCTGGGCGATCCGCGATGGCCGCGACGCCGCCGCCGGGATCGAGGCATATCTGAGGGAAAACGCGCGCAAGGTCGCGGCGGAGTAA
- a CDS encoding undecaprenyl-diphosphate phosphatase — protein sequence MPNIDILVLAIVQGITEFLPISSSGHLILVPKLFCWPDQGLTLDVAAHVGTLVAVLIYFWRDVGNMAGGLAKLARGKRDNRARMVWLLLVASVPALAIGFALDKWAGDALRDDRIIAATLIGFGILLYIADRVGLTVRRIEHMTAGSALAIGFFQCLAFVPGTSRSGITMTMARILGYERKEAARFSFLLSIPTIAAAGLYKGIELVRSGNFAEMERAVMMAGFSAVTGFLAIAFMMYWLRRASFAPFVVYRIALGGVLLWAIYGGGWQSVCS from the coding sequence GTGCCGAACATCGACATCCTTGTCCTCGCCATCGTGCAGGGCATCACGGAATTCCTGCCCATCTCCTCGTCCGGCCATCTCATCCTTGTGCCGAAGCTGTTCTGCTGGCCGGATCAGGGCCTGACCCTCGATGTCGCGGCCCATGTCGGTACGCTGGTCGCCGTGCTGATCTATTTCTGGCGCGATGTCGGCAACATGGCCGGCGGCCTGGCGAAACTCGCCCGTGGCAAGCGCGACAACCGCGCCCGCATGGTCTGGCTGCTCCTGGTCGCCTCCGTCCCCGCCCTGGCCATCGGCTTCGCCCTCGATAAATGGGCCGGCGATGCCTTGCGGGACGATCGCATCATCGCCGCAACACTGATCGGGTTCGGCATCCTGCTCTACATCGCCGACCGTGTCGGCCTCACCGTGCGCCGCATCGAACACATGACCGCCGGATCGGCCCTGGCGATCGGGTTTTTCCAATGCCTCGCCTTCGTGCCCGGCACCAGCCGCTCGGGCATCACCATGACCATGGCAAGGATCCTGGGTTACGAGCGCAAGGAAGCGGCGCGGTTTTCCTTCCTGCTGTCCATCCCGACCATTGCGGCGGCCGGCCTCTATAAAGGCATCGAACTGGTGCGCTCCGGCAATTTTGCCGAAATGGAGCGGGCCGTGATGATGGCGGGCTTCTCTGCCGTCACCGGCTTCCTCGCCATCGCCTTCATGATGTACTGGCTGCGTCGTGCCAGCTTCGCTCCCTTCGTCGTCTATCGCATCGCGCTGGGTGGCGTGTTGTTGTGGGCGATCTATGGCGGCGGCTGGCAGAGCGTCTGTTCCTAA
- a CDS encoding glycosyltransferase family 87 protein, whose product MTMPSHTHSRLALLSEVEDNGRTIGPLAFANILVVIALIAQWTYAAVTGDLHFRGHMIGLDFVNTWLGAKLAWAGDVAPLFDFNAYNALLRDLFGADFPAHMWSYPPHLLPLVAVFGTMPYALAYALWCFLTWLIALAGGRALGFRGVDLLLLLTSPAIAMNIIAGQTGALASGCLMLALGLSARRPLAAGLAAAVLTVKPQLGLLLPVEWLLRRRVPAILAAMLGTVLLVGISLIFPGLAAWQGFLDVTMPAMQTVMLSGDLTAAKLMQPNWSSALQLLGLARGLAVTVQWLVALVFVAWWLRTSARLGRIADDGERARLRTASLLIVSALVTPYIHNYDLVLVVPVVLWAWRDPAVLALPHRYRRLLLILVWLLPWIMIPLHEARIILAPVATTLLAALLLRQANRRLAGGR is encoded by the coding sequence ATGACCATGCCGTCACACACCCATTCGCGCCTCGCCCTGCTATCTGAGGTTGAAGATAACGGACGCACAATCGGCCCGCTTGCATTTGCCAACATCCTCGTCGTCATTGCCTTGATCGCGCAATGGACCTATGCGGCGGTGACCGGGGATCTCCATTTTCGCGGCCACATGATCGGCCTCGATTTCGTCAACACCTGGCTGGGGGCCAAACTGGCCTGGGCGGGCGATGTCGCGCCGCTGTTCGATTTCAATGCCTATAACGCGTTGCTGCGCGATCTTTTTGGCGCCGACTTCCCCGCGCATATGTGGTCATACCCGCCGCATCTTCTGCCGCTGGTGGCGGTCTTCGGGACGATGCCTTATGCGCTGGCCTATGCGCTGTGGTGTTTCCTCACCTGGCTGATTGCGCTGGCCGGCGGCCGGGCGCTGGGCTTTCGCGGCGTCGATCTGCTGCTGCTCCTAACATCCCCCGCCATCGCCATGAACATCATCGCCGGACAGACGGGTGCGCTGGCCAGCGGCTGCCTGATGCTGGCCTTGGGCCTCTCGGCGCGACGCCCGCTCGCAGCGGGCCTTGCCGCAGCGGTGCTGACGGTAAAGCCGCAACTCGGCCTGCTGCTGCCGGTCGAATGGCTGCTCCGTCGCCGCGTGCCCGCCATCCTTGCCGCCATGCTTGGCACGGTGCTGCTGGTCGGCATCAGTCTCATCTTTCCGGGATTGGCGGCCTGGCAGGGCTTCCTCGATGTCACGATGCCGGCGATGCAGACGGTCATGCTGTCCGGCGACCTGACGGCCGCCAAGCTCATGCAGCCGAACTGGTCCAGCGCGCTGCAACTCCTTGGTCTGGCGCGCGGCCTGGCGGTCACCGTGCAATGGCTGGTGGCACTTGTCTTCGTCGCCTGGTGGCTGCGCACGAGCGCGAGGCTTGGCAGGATCGCAGATGACGGGGAACGCGCGCGGCTGCGGACGGCGTCGCTTCTGATCGTCAGCGCGCTGGTAACGCCCTACATCCACAATTACGATTTGGTGCTGGTGGTCCCCGTCGTGCTCTGGGCCTGGCGCGATCCAGCGGTACTGGCGCTGCCGCATCGGTACCGGCGCTTGCTGCTCATCCTGGTCTGGCTGCTGCCGTGGATCATGATACCGCTCCATGAAGCGCGCATCATCCTGGCGCCGGTCGCCACGACGCTGCTGGCCGCCCTGCTGCTGCGCCAGGCCAACCGCCGCCTTGCCGGCGGCCGATGA
- a CDS encoding type 1 glutamine amidotransferase gives MRFLVFQHIACEHPGILRDFLTADGIAYDAIELDEGARIPPLDRYDALWVMGGPMDVWEEEQHPWLVAEKAAIREAVEARNMPYLGLCLGHQLLGAALGGSVSKMTAPEVGILDVELTAQGRADPIFAGMAPVQKALQWHGAEVQALPPGAVVLASSPVCPHQAMRIGRHAYGLQYHVELTSRTVPEWGDVPAYACSLDATLGSGALPRLRDEAAGLMPDFNRAARQLYDNWMGLVRSRAKAAQ, from the coding sequence ATGCGGTTCCTGGTCTTCCAACACATCGCCTGCGAACATCCGGGCATCTTGCGCGATTTCCTCACGGCCGATGGCATCGCCTATGACGCCATCGAGTTGGATGAGGGCGCGCGCATTCCGCCGCTCGACCGCTATGACGCGCTCTGGGTCATGGGTGGGCCGATGGATGTGTGGGAGGAAGAGCAGCATCCCTGGCTGGTCGCCGAGAAGGCCGCCATCCGCGAAGCGGTAGAGGCGCGCAACATGCCGTATCTGGGCCTGTGCCTGGGTCATCAGCTGTTGGGTGCCGCGTTGGGCGGCAGCGTCAGCAAGATGACGGCGCCGGAGGTTGGGATCCTTGATGTCGAACTGACGGCGCAGGGCCGCGCCGATCCGATCTTTGCCGGCATGGCGCCCGTGCAGAAGGCGCTGCAATGGCACGGCGCCGAGGTGCAGGCCTTGCCGCCAGGCGCCGTCGTGCTGGCGTCATCGCCCGTTTGTCCGCACCAGGCGATGCGCATTGGTCGGCACGCCTATGGCCTGCAATATCATGTCGAGCTCACGAGCCGCACGGTACCGGAATGGGGCGATGTCCCGGCCTATGCCTGTTCGCTGGATGCAACGTTGGGCAGCGGCGCCCTGCCACGCCTGCGCGATGAAGCAGCCGGCCTGATGCCGGACTTCAACCGCGCCGCCAGGCAGCTCTATGACAATTGGATGGGGCTGGTTCGCAGCCGCGCCAAGGCTGCGCAATAG
- a CDS encoding complex I NDUFA9 subunit family protein, with translation MARGLVTVFGGSGFIGRYVVQRLARAGWQVRVAVRRPNEALFLKTSGDVGQVTPIAANIRDDRSVAAAVAGADAVVNLVGILYQSGRQSFDSVQAKGPARVAAAAKAAGATRFIQISAIGADSKSDALYARSKAAGEQAVNLAFPGATILRPSIVFGAEDDFFNRFARMAMMSPALPLIGGGHTRFQPVFVGDVATAVETALQDAGTAGKTYELAGPRVYTFRALMELLLKEIGRCRLLLPLPFALASLNATFLQLLPIPPLTVDQVRLLKRDNVATANTPGLPDLGITPTTLESVLPSYLDQYRPLGFYNKA, from the coding sequence ATGGCACGCGGTCTGGTAACCGTTTTCGGCGGCTCGGGCTTCATCGGCCGTTATGTGGTGCAGCGGCTGGCGCGCGCCGGCTGGCAGGTGCGGGTCGCGGTGCGCCGCCCGAACGAAGCCTTGTTCTTGAAGACCAGCGGCGATGTGGGCCAGGTGACGCCGATCGCCGCCAATATCCGCGACGACCGTTCAGTGGCGGCGGCCGTTGCCGGTGCCGATGCCGTCGTCAATCTGGTCGGCATTCTTTATCAATCGGGCAGGCAGAGCTTCGATTCCGTTCAGGCCAAAGGTCCCGCGCGGGTTGCGGCGGCGGCCAAGGCTGCCGGCGCCACGCGCTTCATTCAGATATCGGCGATCGGCGCCGATTCGAAATCGGATGCGCTCTATGCCCGCTCGAAGGCGGCTGGCGAGCAGGCGGTGAATCTGGCCTTCCCCGGCGCCACTATCTTGCGCCCCTCGATCGTGTTCGGTGCCGAGGATGATTTCTTCAACCGCTTTGCGCGCATGGCGATGATGTCGCCGGCCTTGCCGCTGATCGGCGGCGGCCACACCAGGTTCCAGCCGGTCTTCGTCGGCGATGTCGCGACGGCCGTCGAGACGGCGCTGCAGGATGCCGGCACGGCAGGTAAGACCTATGAACTCGCCGGTCCCCGCGTCTATACCTTCCGCGCGTTGATGGAGTTGTTGCTGAAGGAAATCGGCCGCTGCCGCCTGCTGTTGCCGCTGCCCTTTGCACTTGCCTCGCTCAATGCCACGTTCCTGCAATTGCTGCCCATTCCACCGCTCACGGTCGATCAGGTGCGGTTGTTGAAGCGCGACAATGTGGCGACGGCGAACACGCCTGGCCTCCCTGATCTCGGCATCACGCCGACGACGTTGGAATCGGTGCTGCCCAGTTATCTCGATCAGTACCGGCCGCTGGGCTTTTACAACAAGGCTTGA
- a CDS encoding ribonuclease D has product MTFHLHQGDLPEGLDFGASVAIDTETMGLNPHRDRLCLVQLSSGNGICHLVQIPLCRPDRPHRAPRLQALLEDPAVLKIFHFARFDLGVLWHYLGINCQPVYCTKIAAKLTRTFTDRHGLKDLCKELLGVEISKQQQSSDWGAPQLNDEQLKYAASDVLHLHRLKEKFDEILAREGRTELARACYDFLPARAKLDLLGYEDPDIFAH; this is encoded by the coding sequence GTGACATTCCATCTGCATCAGGGTGATTTGCCCGAAGGCCTCGATTTCGGGGCCAGTGTCGCGATCGACACCGAAACGATGGGCCTCAATCCCCATCGCGACCGGCTGTGCCTGGTCCAACTCTCCTCGGGCAACGGCATCTGCCATCTGGTCCAGATTCCGCTGTGCCGACCCGACCGACCGCACCGCGCGCCGCGCTTGCAGGCGCTGCTCGAAGACCCGGCGGTGCTGAAGATCTTCCATTTCGCCCGCTTCGATCTCGGCGTGCTGTGGCATTACCTCGGCATCAACTGCCAGCCCGTCTATTGCACCAAGATTGCCGCCAAGCTGACCCGCACCTTCACCGACCGGCACGGCCTCAAGGATTTGTGCAAGGAACTGCTCGGTGTCGAGATCTCCAAGCAGCAGCAATCCTCGGATTGGGGCGCCCCGCAGCTCAATGACGAGCAGCTGAAATACGCGGCTTCCGACGTGCTGCATCTCCATCGCCTGAAGGAGAAGTTCGACGAGATCCTGGCGCGCGAGGGGCGGACCGAGCTTGCCCGCGCGTGCTATGATTTCCTCCCCGCCCGCGCCAAGCTCGACCTTCTCGGCTACGAAGACCCGGACATCTTCGCCCATTGA